The segment GATCGAACCGGCATGGCCAGCTTGGAAGGCTGGGGCTCTGCCATTGAGCTACGCCCGCGACGAGCACCCGCGGGCCGGGTCCGTACGAGGACGGTCCCGTAGACTCGCGTGATGCCGCGGGGCGTAGCGTAGTGGCTAGCGCGCCTGCTTTGGGAGCAGGAGATCGGGAGTTCGAGTCTCCCCGCCCCGACTTCGCCGTCAGTTCGAAGCCGTTTCAGAGGAGAACCGTCCCGTGAAGAGCGCCGTCGAGACCCTCGGCCCGACCCGCGTTCGGCTCACCGTCGAGGTGCCCTTCGACGACCTGAGGCCGTCGGTCGACGCGGCGTACAAGAAGGTCGCCCAGCAGGTGCGCATCCGGGGCTTCCGGCCGGGCAAGGTGCCGCCGCGCATCCTCGACCAGCAGGTCGGCCGCGGCACGATCCTGCAGGAGGCGATCCAGGAGGCACTGCCGCAGCTCTACGGTCAGGCCATCCGCGACAACGAGGTGCAGGTGCTCGGCCACCCCGAGCTCGAGGTCACCGAGTTCAACGACGGCGACGAGCTGAAGTTCACCGCCGAGGTCGACGTGCGGCCCGAGCTCGAGCTGCCCGACTACGAAGGGCTTCCCGTCACCGTCGACGACGCCGTCGTGGGCGACGAGGAGGTCAACGAACAGGTCGACGGGTTGCGCGAGCGCTTCGCCGTGCTCACCGGAGTCCAGCGGCCGGTCGAGACCGGCGACTACGTGATGATCGACATCAAGAGCAGCGCCGACGGCGAGGAGATCGACGCCGCCTCCGCCACCGGCCTGTCCTACGAGGTCGGCAGCAACTACCTTGCGCCAGGCCTCGACGAGGCACTGGTCGGACTGTCCGAAGGCGAGTCCAAGACGTTCACGACCTCGCTCGCGGCCGGTCCGCGCGCCGGTGACGACATCGACATGACGGTCACCGTGCGCAGCGTCAAGGCCAAGGAGCTGCCCGAGCTCGACGACGACTTCGCCCAGACGGCCAGCGAGTTTGACACTCTGGCGGAACTGCGTGACGACGTACGCCAGCGGCTGGAGCGCGTCCACCGGCTCCAGCAGGGTCTGCAGGCGCGCGACCGCGTCCTCGAGGTGCTGCTCGAGCGGGTCGAGGTGCCGGTGCCCGAGCACGTGCTCGGTGACGAGGTCGCCTGGCGCAAGCAGTCCATGCAGCGCCAGCTGGAGCAGGCGGGTCTCACCGAGGAGGCCTACGCCGAGGCCGAGGGCAAGTCCGTAGAGGACATCGAGAAGGAGATCGACGACAACGCCCGGCAGGCCATCAAGGCGCAGTTCGTGCTCGACGCGATCGCGGCCAAGGAGGAGTTCGGCGTCACCGAGACCGACCTGACCGAGCAGATCATGCAGCGCTCGCGGCAGTCCGGCGTCACCCCGGAGCAGCTGGTCGGCCAGATCATGCAGTCGGGCCAGCTCGGCGCGCTCGCCGGCGAGGTGCTGCGCACCAAGGCGCTCGCGCTGATCCTCGAGCACGCCAAGATCACCGACGAGTCGGGCAACGAGATCGACCTCGAAGCCCTCGACATTCCCGGCGCGAGCTCCGATGGCGCGGAGACCGTCGAGATCGCCGAGGTCGAGGTCGAGGAGACGGCGTACGCCGAAGACGACGCGAGCGACGCCGAGACGCAGGAGGACGCGGAGACCGCTACGCCCACGGCGTAGCACGCTCACAGCGAACATCGCCCCTTCGCGGGAAGCGCGTTCCATCGACGGCGTTAGGGTCGATGAGACGTGATCGTCAGCGACGAAGCAGGTGAGCCAGTGAGCAAGGCCGTGTCCGGCATCGAGCCCGTGACCGCCCGCGGGTCGGTCAGCGGGATGAATCTCGGCGACCAGGTCTACGACCGGTTGCTCCGCGAGCGCATCGTGTTCCTCGGCAGCGCGGTCGACGACCCGGTCGCCAACACGATCTGCGCGCAGCTGCTGCTGCTCTCCGCCGAAGACCCCGAGCGCGACATCTACCTCTACATCAACTCCCCGGGCGGCTCGGTCACCGCCGGCATGGCCATCTACGACACGATGCAGTACGTCGAGAACGACGTGGCCACCGTCGGGCTCGGCCTCGCCGCATCGATGGGGCAGTTCCTGCTGTGCGCC is part of the Mycobacteriales bacterium genome and harbors:
- the tig gene encoding trigger factor, with the translated sequence MKSAVETLGPTRVRLTVEVPFDDLRPSVDAAYKKVAQQVRIRGFRPGKVPPRILDQQVGRGTILQEAIQEALPQLYGQAIRDNEVQVLGHPELEVTEFNDGDELKFTAEVDVRPELELPDYEGLPVTVDDAVVGDEEVNEQVDGLRERFAVLTGVQRPVETGDYVMIDIKSSADGEEIDAASATGLSYEVGSNYLAPGLDEALVGLSEGESKTFTTSLAAGPRAGDDIDMTVTVRSVKAKELPELDDDFAQTASEFDTLAELRDDVRQRLERVHRLQQGLQARDRVLEVLLERVEVPVPEHVLGDEVAWRKQSMQRQLEQAGLTEEAYAEAEGKSVEDIEKEIDDNARQAIKAQFVLDAIAAKEEFGVTETDLTEQIMQRSRQSGVTPEQLVGQIMQSGQLGALAGEVLRTKALALILEHAKITDESGNEIDLEALDIPGASSDGAETVEIAEVEVEETAYAEDDASDAETQEDAETATPTA